CATTTTCCCCCCCTGTAGCCTCCGGTGCTGAACGAAGGGGCCGGAAACCGCAAGTTCAAATGCACAGAGTGTGGGAAAGCCTTCAAATACAAGCACCATCTAAAGGAGCACCTCCGCATACACAGTGGTAAGTAGTCAGTTGTCAGTGGTCATCAAATCATATCGTGTGGTCTTGAAATAGATATTTGATGACCATTGATTTTATGATAATACATTTGAAATGTACCTAATAGCTAAATCTAATGAAGACTGTGCCTGTTGGATGCAGAACCTGTTTTAATTACTTCTTATGTTTTTCTTCGCAGGTGAGAAGCCATACGAGTGCTCCAACTGTAAGAAGCGCTTCTCTCACTCTGGCTCTTACAGTTCACACATTAGTAGCAAGAAGTGCATTGGCCTCATCTCTATAAATGGACGGGTACGACATGGGGTCGGCACCAAGTCTGGCTCATCTCCAAACTCTGCCGCTTCATCGCCAGGCAGCCCTGCCTTGGCTCAGCTAAGAAACAAACTGGAAAACAGCAGGTGCACTGGTCTCCAGGACCCATTATCCCACCCTGATATAAAGGCTGAGCCCTTGGACTTCAATGAATGCCGTCTCATGATGGCTTCACCACCAGAATTTGGAGGACCTGGGGCTTTTCTAAATGGTACTGGCCGTGGGGGAAGCCCCCTGGGGACGCACAGTTCACCACAGAACCCTTTGCATCACTTGGCTATGAGGCTGGAGTCACATGGATTAGGCTACCCAGGCTTGAGCAGTAACCTAACTAAGGTTCAGCGGGTCCTCCAGATTGTCGACAACACTGTGTGCCGGCAGAAGTTGGACACCAACTCCGAAGAGACCACCAAGTTGAGGGCTTACATGAAGGATCTGGGCTCGCAGATGGAAGAGCACAAGCTGGCTCTGGCCTCCCAGACAGGGTTTCATGGGGTTGGGCACACCAGTCCAAACAAAAGCCTTATTGACTACGCATTGGAGAAGGTCAGTGACGCCAAAACTTCCCCACAGAGACTAACTGAAGACACAGAAAAAAGGGTTCTTGACATTAAGAAAGAGAGGTCCAGTCATGTAATTGGTACTATTTCAGATGAGAAGGCCCAGGAGAGGGATGGCCAGTACACATCATTCTCATGCCAATACTGCAAGGAGTCATTCAATGGCCCTATTCCCTTGCACCAGCATGAGCGCTATCTTTGCAAGATGAACGAAGAGATCAAGGCAGTTCTGAAACCTAATGAAAGCTTACCTGTTATCCGTAGAGGCATGTCTAGCATAGAGCAGCAAAGTACTGTTGTGTCCTCTTCTATGCCGGATAGAAATACAACAAGCCCAATCAATCCATTCAAAGATCACTTGTCAGTACTGAAAGCTTACTTTGCCATGAATACCGAGCCCAGCTCAGAAGAACTGAGAAAGATCTCCATTGCAGTTGGGCTTCCTCAAGAGTTTGTAAAGGAGTGGTTTATTCAGTGGAAAGCTCAGTCTCTCCATGGCATGTCCAGGAAAAGATCTCCACCTCCTGAATGGGGCAGTGGAGACAGCAATCATAGTTTAGCAAGAGAATCAGCACTTGCAAGATCACCTGCTTCCATTGGCCAGTATAGTGAATCAACAGCAGAACTCCAAGGTACTACCAATGGTGAAAACGGGCATCGGCTATCCAAACATCACCATTTACCAAGCATAAGACACACAAATGAAAAAACAGTTGACTCAGTGGACCACTTGAGGGGTGAGACCCCCTCACCTCTGAATCTTTCCTCAACATCTTCAAAACACTCTCACAGCAGCTCCTATACTCCTACAAGTCTCACCTCTGAGGATGCCCATGGTGAACCTCTGGACCTGTCACTACCAAAACATCTCTCCAAATCTGACAGAAAGCCTAAGCCAAATGGTTTCAACATAGATAGTGACCATGCTGTAAGAGAACAAGGAACAGAACCTTTGGACTTAGCTCACATCAAGAAGGAGTTCAATTGCTTGAACAGCATAGGCAACGAAAACCAGCTCGATAAAAGTTCCAGCCCGATCTTTGGAATCAATCCCTTCAGTGGCGCTCCTATTTATACCCCTCTACCACCTCATGGAGCATTCCCTCCATCGACTTTCATGTCCCCAGCACAG
The DNA window shown above is from Clarias gariepinus isolate MV-2021 ecotype Netherlands chromosome 5, CGAR_prim_01v2, whole genome shotgun sequence and carries:
- the zeb2a gene encoding zinc finger E-box-binding homeobox 2a isoform X1, whose translation is MSVVRSDTRLRLPNPSSAFSFLPFSPSRELSSTLLHTPILDGVAVRLLSMKPEIMAEGPRCKRRKQANPRRKNVLSSDEEDRLQGSEGEGSPVGVPSLEPSPRVAHALLSCRGEEEDDVESRDIWQHTDLNGAEERKDEYNPLSPDVSIHGAGNGTVKGIDATAELERFFTKRKLEDNEGCPASIAEYLQRGDTAIIYPEDPEESTRLSTPEANGQDDNENDLTLRTPDDFAQLLTCPYCDRGYKRLTALKEHIKYRHEKNEESFPCQQCNDTFAYRTQLDRHMATHRPSREQPPVLNEGAGNRKFKCTECGKAFKYKHHLKEHLRIHSGEKPYECSNCKKRFSHSGSYSSHISSKKCIGLISINGRVRHGVGTKSGSSPNSAASSPGSPALAQLRNKLENSRCTGLQDPLSHPDIKAEPLDFNECRLMMASPPEFGGPGAFLNGTGRGGSPLGTHSSPQNPLHHLAMRLESHGLGYPGLSSNLTKVQRVLQIVDNTVCRQKLDTNSEETTKLRAYMKDLGSQMEEHKLALASQTGFHGVGHTSPNKSLIDYALEKVSDAKTSPQRLTEDTEKRVLDIKKERSSHVIGTISDEKAQERDGQYTSFSCQYCKESFNGPIPLHQHERYLCKMNEEIKAVLKPNESLPVIRRGMSSIEQQSTVVSSSMPDRNTTSPINPFKDHLSVLKAYFAMNTEPSSEELRKISIAVGLPQEFVKEWFIQWKAQSLHGMSRKRSPPPEWGSGDSNHSLARESALARSPASIGQYSESTAELQGTTNGENGHRLSKHHHLPSIRHTNEKTVDSVDHLRGETPSPLNLSSTSSKHSHSSSYTPTSLTSEDAHGEPLDLSLPKHLSKSDRKPKPNGFNIDSDHAVREQGTEPLDLAHIKKEFNCLNSIGNENQLDKSSSPIFGINPFSGAPIYTPLPPHGAFPPSTFMSPAQASIPGLRPYPGLDPMSFLPHMAYTYAAGATTFAEMQQRRKYQRKTGFQGELLDSTGDYLSGLEDLTDSELLLARKKIKKTESGMYACDLCDKTFQKTSSLLRHKYEHTGKRPHQCQICKKAFKHKHHLIEHSRLHSGEKPYQCDKCGKRFSHSGSYSQHMNHRYSYCKREAEEREAAKQESHENGSLLEPTELLMHHAYLKGLAPLRFPDPEEHGEDMMKGSTILRDGTEDRAREAEKVYPEVTDRREAMFREVEEMETEEDRLESQSLDGMAKDEKENDASGGTEDESSEERKAESKTDGEGENEDAD
- the zeb2a gene encoding zinc finger E-box-binding homeobox 2a isoform X2 gives rise to the protein MSVVRSDTRLRLPNPSSAFSFLPFSPSRELSSTLLHTPILDGVAVRLLSMKPEIMAEGPRCKRRKQANPRRKNVLSSDEEDRLQGSEGEGSPVGVPSLEPSPRVAHALLSCRGEEEDDVESRDIWQHTDLNGAEERKDEYNPLSPDVSIHGAGNGTVKGIDATAELERFFTKRKLEDNEGCPASIAEYLQRGDTAIIYPEDPEESTRLSTPEANGQDDNENDLTLRTPDDFAQLLTCPYCDRGYKRLTALKEHIKYRHEKNEESFPCQQCNDTFAYRTQLDRHMATHRPSREQPPVLNEGAGNRKFKCTECGKAFKYKHHLKEHLRIHSGEKPYECSNCKKRFSHSGSYSSHISSKKCIGLISINGRVRHGVGTKSGSSPNSAASSPGSPALAQLRNKLENSRCTGLQDPLSHPDIKAEPLDFNECRLMMASPPEFGGPGAFLNGTGRGGSPLGTHSSPQNPLHHLAMRLESHGLGYPGLSSNLTKVQRVLQIVDNTVCRQKLDTNSEETTKLRAYMKDLGSQMEEHKLALASQTGFHGVGHTSPNKSLIDYALEKVSDAKTSPQRLTEDTEKRVLDIKKERSSHVIGTISDEKAQERDGQYTSFSCQYCKESFNGPIPLHQHERYLCKMNEEIKAVLKPNESLPVIRRGMSSIEQQSTVVSSSMPDRNTTSPINPFKDHLSVLKAYFAMNTEPSSEELRKISIAVGLPQEFVKEWFIQWKAQSLHGMSRKRSPPPEWGSGDSNHSLARESALARSPASIGQYSESTAELQGTTNGENGHRLSKHHHLPSIRHTNEKTVDSVDHLRGETPSPLNLSSTSSKHSHSSSYTPTSLTSEDAHGEPLDLSLPKHLSKSDRKPKPNGFNIDSDHAVREQGTEPLDLAHIKKEFNCLNSIGNENQLDKSSSPIFGINPFSGAPIYTPLPPHGAFPPSTFMSPAQASIPGLRPYPGLDPMSFLPHMAYTYAAGATTFAEMQQRRKYQRKTGFQGELLDSTGDYLSGLEDLTDSELLLARKKIKKTESGKRPHQCQICKKAFKHKHHLIEHSRLHSGEKPYQCDKCGKRFSHSGSYSQHMNHRYSYCKREAEEREAAKQESHENGSLLEPTELLMHHAYLKGLAPLRFPDPEEHGEDMMKGSTILRDGTEDRAREAEKVYPEVTDRREAMFREVEEMETEEDRLESQSLDGMAKDEKENDASGGTEDESSEERKAESKTDGEGENEDAD
- the zeb2a gene encoding zinc finger E-box-binding homeobox 2a isoform X3, translated to MKPEIMAEGPRCKRRKQANPRRKNVLSSDEEDRLQGSEGEGSPVGVPSLEPSPRVAHALLSCRGEEEDDVESRDIWQHTDLNGAEERKDEYNPLSPDVSIHGAGNGTVKGIDATAELERFFTKRKLEDNEGCPASIAEYLQRGDTAIIYPEDPEESTRLSTPEANGQDDNENDLTLRTPDDFAQLLTCPYCDRGYKRLTALKEHIKYRHEKNEESFPCQQCNDTFAYRTQLDRHMATHRPSREQPPVLNEGAGNRKFKCTECGKAFKYKHHLKEHLRIHSGEKPYECSNCKKRFSHSGSYSSHISSKKCIGLISINGRVRHGVGTKSGSSPNSAASSPGSPALAQLRNKLENSRCTGLQDPLSHPDIKAEPLDFNECRLMMASPPEFGGPGAFLNGTGRGGSPLGTHSSPQNPLHHLAMRLESHGLGYPGLSSNLTKVQRVLQIVDNTVCRQKLDTNSEETTKLRAYMKDLGSQMEEHKLALASQTGFHGVGHTSPNKSLIDYALEKVSDAKTSPQRLTEDTEKRVLDIKKERSSHVIGTISDEKAQERDGQYTSFSCQYCKESFNGPIPLHQHERYLCKMNEEIKAVLKPNESLPVIRRGMSSIEQQSTVVSSSMPDRNTTSPINPFKDHLSVLKAYFAMNTEPSSEELRKISIAVGLPQEFVKEWFIQWKAQSLHGMSRKRSPPPEWGSGDSNHSLARESALARSPASIGQYSESTAELQGTTNGENGHRLSKHHHLPSIRHTNEKTVDSVDHLRGETPSPLNLSSTSSKHSHSSSYTPTSLTSEDAHGEPLDLSLPKHLSKSDRKPKPNGFNIDSDHAVREQGTEPLDLAHIKKEFNCLNSIGNENQLDKSSSPIFGINPFSGAPIYTPLPPHGAFPPSTFMSPAQASIPGLRPYPGLDPMSFLPHMAYTYAAGATTFAEMQQRRKYQRKTGFQGELLDSTGDYLSGLEDLTDSELLLARKKIKKTESGMYACDLCDKTFQKTSSLLRHKYEHTGKRPHQCQICKKAFKHKHHLIEHSRLHSGEKPYQCDKCGKRFSHSGSYSQHMNHRYSYCKREAEEREAAKQESHENGSLLEPTELLMHHAYLKGLAPLRFPDPEEHGEDMMKGSTILRDGTEDRAREAEKVYPEVTDRREAMFREVEEMETEEDRLESQSLDGMAKDEKENDASGGTEDESSEERKAESKTDGEGENEDAD